A single genomic interval of Spinacia oleracea cultivar Varoflay chromosome 6, BTI_SOV_V1, whole genome shotgun sequence harbors:
- the LOC110797751 gene encoding hydrophobic seed protein-like yields MASKSAVALLMVNLALFAFVSANATATCPDLNACINIADGLVNAELGGQSGTPCCELIHGIADADLALCLCSSLQNTPLGSTLGVLINLLGGLLGGLTGNSLLNKELLVILNSCGYNNASLYKCY; encoded by the coding sequence ATGGCCTCCAAATCAGCTGTTGCTTTGTTGATGGTAAACCTAGCATTGTTTGCATTTGTGTCAGCAAATGCAACAGCAACATGCCCAGATCTGAATGCTTGTATCAACATAGCAGATGGTCTTGTTAATGCTGAATTAGGTGGACAATCAGGTACACCATGTTGTGAACTCATTCATGGAATTGCTGATGCTGATTTGGCTCTCTGTCTTTGCTCAAGCTTACAAAACACTCCTTTAGGAAGCACCCTTGGTGTTCTTATTAACCTTCTTGGCGGTCTCTTAGGTGGCCTCACTGGCAACTCACTCCTTAACAAAGAGCTTCTTGTCATCCTTAACTCTTGTGGTTACAACAATGCTTCCCTTTACAagtgttattaa